A DNA window from Chlamydia felis Fe/C-56 contains the following coding sequences:
- a CDS encoding DMT family transporter — protein MFASNSQTKQARSVPLGIFHSLLACLYWGIVFVIPNLLGSFHELDIVLTRYTIFGIFSLFSVLWKRQNIFKNTSWSVWAQGFLWAFLVDIVYYFGVTLAIRYIGSVITIIIAGLAPIAVLFHSNIKKKELSYTLLSTISSVIFLGVVLTNVSEFHSTTVANPLQYFLGLSCVIASTGIWVAYIICNYDFLERNPNISPDLWCVMLGIASLVICLPLIVIFDSLGITHIARAFISHTPTTERVLFIVLCSAMGIFSSSLAITAWNKASLHLSPALLGALLIFEPIFGLILSYLYEKTLPTLQEGIGIFLMLGGSLICLILFGRKSNKKETEESKILPSAD, from the coding sequence ATGTTTGCTAGTAATTCCCAAACAAAACAAGCTCGTAGTGTTCCTTTAGGAATTTTCCACAGCCTTCTGGCCTGCCTCTATTGGGGAATAGTCTTTGTAATCCCAAATTTGTTAGGATCTTTTCACGAACTTGATATCGTCTTAACCCGTTATACCATTTTCGGGATTTTTTCTCTGTTTTCTGTTCTTTGGAAAAGACAAAATATCTTTAAAAATACTTCTTGGTCTGTTTGGGCTCAAGGATTCCTTTGGGCCTTCCTCGTAGACATAGTTTACTACTTTGGCGTAACCCTAGCCATTCGTTACATAGGTTCCGTAATAACCATTATCATCGCCGGATTGGCTCCTATAGCTGTCCTCTTTCATTCAAATATAAAGAAAAAAGAACTCTCCTACACCCTACTCTCTACTATTAGCTCCGTAATATTCCTTGGAGTCGTCCTAACCAATGTTTCAGAATTTCATTCAACAACAGTCGCAAACCCACTACAATATTTCCTGGGTCTCTCCTGTGTGATAGCTTCCACAGGCATTTGGGTTGCCTACATTATCTGCAATTATGACTTCCTGGAAAGAAACCCTAACATTTCCCCAGATTTGTGGTGTGTAATGTTAGGAATAGCCTCACTAGTGATTTGTCTACCTCTGATCGTCATTTTCGATAGTCTGGGCATTACACATATTGCTCGAGCCTTTATTTCTCATACCCCCACAACAGAGAGAGTCTTATTCATTGTTCTCTGCTCCGCTATGGGAATATTCTCCTCGTCACTAGCCATTACGGCATGGAATAAGGCCAGCCTACACCTCTCCCCAGCTCTTTTAGGAGCCTTGCTAATCTTTGAACCGATTTTTGGACTAATCTTATCCTACCTTTATGAAAAGACTCTGCCCACACTACAAGAAGGTATTGGTATTTTTCTAATGTTAGGAGGAAGCCTTATTTGTCTAATTCTTTTCGGAAGGAAGTCGAACAAAAAAGAAACAGAAGAATCCAAGATTCTTCCCTCTGCGGACTAA
- a CDS encoding BPL-N domain-containing protein, translating to MRTKILVYSDEGVSPYYLRHLIRWLRSSLSSEENLKISLVDGKFLLYDPLWEFTARLLIIPGGADRPYHGTLHGLGTARIDNYIREGGNYLGICAGAYFACKSLGFNEPDGSFYVADRGLGFFPGRALGPAYGKVFSYTSPIGVRASPLLFSDLNAKGWALFNGGPYFEHADAYSEICIEARYEDLPNQPAAIISRRLEKGLVILSGLHIEYLPEHCHMSEDNVVKTREILTDARVLNQYRTSLLSRLLSTEMSINV from the coding sequence ATGAGAACCAAAATACTTGTTTACTCTGATGAGGGAGTTTCTCCTTATTATTTGCGCCATTTGATTCGCTGGTTAAGAAGCAGTCTTTCCTCTGAGGAAAATTTGAAAATCAGCCTTGTGGATGGAAAGTTCCTGCTTTACGATCCTTTATGGGAATTTACAGCAAGACTGCTAATTATTCCTGGGGGGGCCGATCGCCCTTATCACGGAACTTTACACGGCTTGGGAACTGCTAGGATCGATAATTATATTCGTGAGGGGGGGAATTATTTAGGGATTTGTGCTGGAGCTTATTTTGCGTGTAAGAGCTTGGGTTTTAATGAGCCCGATGGTTCTTTTTATGTTGCTGATAGGGGATTGGGTTTTTTTCCTGGACGGGCTTTAGGCCCCGCCTATGGTAAGGTTTTTTCTTATACAAGCCCGATAGGTGTTCGAGCCTCTCCTTTGCTTTTCTCTGATCTTAATGCTAAGGGATGGGCTTTATTTAATGGAGGTCCTTATTTTGAACATGCGGATGCTTACTCAGAAATTTGCATAGAAGCACGGTACGAAGACCTTCCTAATCAGCCTGCTGCGATTATTTCTCGAAGATTAGAAAAAGGGTTGGTTATTCTTTCCGGGTTACATATAGAGTATCTTCCTGAGCATTGCCATATGTCAGAGGATAATGTAGTAAAAACACGTGAAATTTTAACAGATGCTAGAGTGTTGAATCAGTATCGTACGTCTCTTTTATCACGTTTATTGAGCACAGAGATGTCTATAAATGTGTAA
- the groL gene encoding chaperonin GroEL (60 kDa chaperone family; promotes refolding of misfolded polypeptides especially under stressful conditions; forms two stacked rings of heptamers to form a barrel-shaped 14mer; ends can be capped by GroES; misfolded proteins enter the barrel where they are refolded when GroES binds), protein MAAKNIKYNEDARKKIHKGVKTLAEAVKVTLGPKGRHVVIDKSFGSPQVTKDGVTVAKEIELEDKHENMGAQMVKEVASKTADKAGDGTTTATVLAEAIYSEGLRNVTAGANPMDLKRGIDKAVKVVVDEIKKISKPVQHHKEIAQVATISANNDAEIGNLIAEAMEKVGKNGSITVEEAKGFETVLDVVEGMNFNRGYLSSYFTTNPETQECVLEESLVLIYDKKISGIKDFLPVLQQVAESGRPLLIIAEDIEGEALATLVVNRLRAGFRVCAVKAPGFGDRRKAMLEDIAILTGGQLISEELGMKLENTTLSMLGKAKKVIVSKEDTTIVEGLGNKEDIEARCENIKKQIEDSTSDYDKEKLQERLAKLSGGVAVIRVGAATEIEMKEKKDRVDDAQHATLAAVEEGILPGGGTALVRCIPTLEAFIPILTNEDEQIGARIVLKALSAPLKQIAANAGKEGAIICQQVLARSSNEGYDALRDAYTDMIEAGILDPTKVTRCALESAASVAGLLLTTEALIADIPEDKSSSAPAMPGAGMDY, encoded by the coding sequence ATGGCAGCAAAAAATATTAAATATAACGAAGACGCCAGAAAGAAAATCCACAAGGGAGTTAAAACTCTCGCAGAAGCTGTAAAAGTAACCCTGGGTCCTAAAGGACGTCACGTGGTTATTGATAAAAGCTTCGGATCTCCTCAAGTTACAAAAGATGGCGTAACTGTCGCCAAAGAAATTGAGCTCGAAGACAAACATGAAAATATGGGAGCTCAAATGGTTAAAGAAGTCGCTAGCAAAACTGCTGATAAAGCTGGTGACGGAACCACAACTGCTACTGTTCTTGCTGAAGCTATCTACAGTGAGGGATTAAGAAACGTAACAGCTGGCGCTAATCCCATGGACCTTAAAAGAGGAATCGATAAAGCTGTTAAAGTTGTTGTCGATGAAATCAAAAAAATTAGCAAACCCGTACAACATCACAAAGAAATAGCTCAAGTAGCAACTATTTCTGCTAATAACGACGCTGAAATCGGAAATCTTATCGCCGAAGCCATGGAAAAAGTGGGCAAAAACGGCTCTATTACTGTTGAAGAAGCTAAAGGTTTCGAAACTGTTCTTGATGTTGTCGAAGGTATGAATTTCAACCGAGGATACCTATCCAGCTACTTCACAACAAATCCTGAAACACAAGAGTGTGTTTTAGAAGAATCTCTTGTTCTTATCTACGACAAAAAAATTTCCGGAATTAAAGACTTCCTTCCAGTTTTACAACAGGTAGCAGAATCTGGACGTCCCCTACTTATCATCGCTGAAGATATCGAAGGTGAAGCTCTAGCTACTTTAGTAGTAAACAGGCTACGCGCTGGATTCAGAGTTTGCGCAGTAAAAGCTCCTGGATTCGGAGATAGAAGGAAAGCTATGTTAGAAGATATCGCTATCTTAACTGGCGGTCAACTCATCAGCGAAGAACTTGGGATGAAGCTTGAGAACACAACTTTATCCATGCTTGGAAAAGCTAAGAAAGTCATTGTTTCCAAAGAAGATACAACGATTGTTGAAGGCCTTGGAAACAAAGAAGACATCGAAGCTCGATGCGAAAATATTAAAAAGCAAATCGAAGATAGCACCTCCGATTACGACAAAGAAAAACTCCAAGAACGTTTAGCAAAACTTTCTGGAGGCGTTGCTGTAATCCGTGTAGGAGCTGCTACTGAAATCGAAATGAAAGAGAAAAAAGACAGAGTAGACGACGCTCAACACGCAACTCTTGCTGCTGTTGAAGAGGGTATCCTACCTGGTGGTGGTACAGCTTTAGTTCGTTGTATCCCTACTTTAGAAGCTTTCATTCCTATTCTCACAAACGAAGATGAGCAAATTGGAGCTCGTATTGTTCTTAAAGCATTGTCTGCTCCATTAAAGCAAATCGCAGCAAATGCTGGTAAAGAAGGTGCTATCATCTGTCAACAAGTGCTTGCACGTTCTTCTAACGAAGGCTACGACGCTTTACGCGATGCTTACACCGACATGATCGAAGCAGGAATTCTCGATCCAACTAAAGTCACACGTTGTGCTTTAGAAAGCGCAGCTTCTGTAGCTGGACTTCTATTAACAACTGAAGCTTTAATTGCTGACATTCCTGAAGACAAATCCTCTTCTGCTCCAGCAATGCCAGGCGCAGGTATGGATTATTAA
- a CDS encoding co-chaperone GroES, whose product MSDQATALKIKPLGDRILVKREEEDTTSHGGIILPDTAKKKQDRAEVLALGTGKRDKDGQILPFEVKVGDIVLIDKYAGQELTIEGEEYVIVQESEVMAVLN is encoded by the coding sequence ATGTCAGATCAAGCAACGGCCCTCAAGATTAAGCCCTTGGGAGATAGAATCTTAGTGAAAAGAGAGGAAGAGGACACCACATCGCACGGCGGCATCATTTTACCTGATACAGCAAAGAAAAAACAAGACCGAGCAGAAGTGCTTGCCCTAGGAACAGGGAAGCGCGATAAAGATGGTCAAATCCTACCTTTCGAAGTTAAAGTTGGCGATATTGTTTTAATAGACAAATACGCAGGACAAGAGCTTACCATCGAAGGTGAAGAGTACGTCATTGTTCAAGAAAGCGAAGTTATGGCTGTTCTCAATTAA
- the pepF gene encoding oligoendopeptidase F, protein MTVDLDKKEVLPRHQISPKDCWDITSLYPSRDAWKADFDSFKLKTDRSLTWPDLEPNHYQIENSESLLSLLVKLLSIERKLDKLYTYAHLVHDQEITNQEATADLKSITHLYTLFSEEISWIQPALISLPESVIAQHLSAPCLSPYRFYLEKIFRLSTHTGTPGEEKILASASAPLEVASKAFSSLSDSEIPFGEATDSEGNSHPLSHALASLYMSSPDRELRKTAYLGQSERYHNYRHTFANLLNGKIQAHWFYAKSKKYSSCLEAALYHNNIPTTVYTNLIDIVKKHTPLITKYYSLKQKALNLKEFHFYDVYAPLNQTKEKKYSYEEAVNLICDSLSLLGTEYVDILRKGLTTDGWVDKYENLNKRSGAYSSGCYDSNPYILLNYTGTLYDVSVIAHEGGHSMHSYYSRNNQPFHDAQYPIFLAEIASTLNEMLFMDALLHNSSSKEEKIAILTRCLDTIFATLFRQVLFASFEYEAHSAAEQGIPLTEEFLSTTYKNLQTEFYGEIITFDTLSSIEWARIPHFYYTFYVYQYATGIIAALCFAEKILSKEDNVLSSYLSFLKSGGSDFPLEILKKSGLDMTTSEPIHKAFCFIERKIQELSSLI, encoded by the coding sequence ATGACCGTAGACCTAGACAAGAAAGAAGTTCTCCCAAGACACCAAATTTCCCCTAAAGACTGTTGGGATATTACTTCTCTATATCCAAGTAGAGATGCATGGAAGGCAGATTTTGACTCTTTTAAATTAAAAACAGACAGATCTTTAACATGGCCAGATTTAGAGCCCAACCATTATCAAATCGAGAATTCAGAGTCTCTGTTATCATTATTAGTCAAATTGCTTTCTATTGAGAGAAAGTTGGACAAGCTTTACACCTATGCCCATCTTGTTCATGATCAAGAAATTACAAATCAAGAAGCAACAGCTGACCTTAAATCTATAACACACTTATATACATTGTTTTCTGAAGAGATATCTTGGATACAACCCGCCTTAATTTCTCTTCCAGAGTCTGTCATAGCTCAGCATTTATCTGCTCCTTGTTTATCTCCTTATAGATTCTATTTAGAAAAAATCTTTAGACTTTCCACTCACACAGGAACTCCTGGAGAAGAAAAAATCTTAGCCTCAGCATCTGCTCCCCTTGAAGTAGCAAGCAAAGCCTTCTCTTCTTTAAGCGATTCAGAAATTCCTTTCGGGGAGGCAACAGACTCTGAAGGAAACTCTCATCCTCTATCTCATGCTTTAGCATCCTTATACATGAGCTCTCCAGATAGAGAATTAAGAAAAACTGCCTACCTAGGACAAAGTGAAAGATATCACAATTACCGACATACATTTGCAAATCTACTTAATGGCAAAATCCAAGCGCACTGGTTTTATGCTAAAAGTAAAAAATACAGCTCGTGTTTAGAAGCAGCATTATACCATAATAATATTCCCACAACAGTTTATACAAATCTTATTGATATAGTAAAAAAGCATACTCCATTAATTACCAAATACTACTCCTTAAAACAAAAAGCTCTAAATTTAAAAGAGTTTCATTTTTACGATGTATATGCTCCTTTAAATCAGACAAAAGAGAAAAAGTATTCTTATGAAGAAGCTGTCAATCTTATTTGCGACAGTCTTTCTCTACTAGGCACGGAGTATGTTGATATTCTGAGAAAAGGGTTAACTACCGATGGCTGGGTAGATAAATACGAAAATCTTAATAAACGCTCTGGAGCATATTCCTCCGGATGTTATGACAGTAATCCGTATATTTTGTTAAACTACACAGGGACCCTGTATGACGTGTCTGTAATTGCCCACGAGGGTGGTCATAGCATGCACTCTTATTACAGCCGCAATAACCAACCCTTCCATGACGCACAATATCCTATTTTCCTTGCTGAAATAGCTTCTACGCTCAATGAAATGCTTTTTATGGACGCTCTGCTTCACAATAGCTCTTCAAAAGAAGAAAAAATTGCTATTCTGACAAGATGCTTAGACACGATTTTTGCCACCCTATTTCGTCAGGTTCTATTTGCATCTTTTGAATATGAGGCTCATTCTGCAGCAGAACAAGGGATTCCTCTAACAGAAGAGTTTTTATCCACAACTTATAAAAACTTGCAAACAGAGTTTTACGGAGAAATCATAACTTTCGATACCCTATCCAGTATAGAATGGGCTAGAATTCCTCATTTTTATTACACTTTCTACGTATATCAATATGCTACAGGTATCATAGCGGCTCTATGCTTTGCGGAAAAAATTCTTTCTAAAGAAGATAATGTCCTTAGCTCTTACCTTAGCTTCTTGAAAAGCGGGGGCTCCGACTTCCCGTTAGAAATCTTAAAAAAATCTGGGTTAGATATGACTACAAGTGAGCCCATTCACAAGGCCTTTTGTTTTATCGAAAGAAAAATTCAAGAGTTATCATCTTTAATTTGA
- a CDS encoding Nif3-like dinuclear metal center hexameric protein yields the protein MKVADLLVHLNTLLSPESFSDYGPNGLQVGNPQIVVQKIAVGVSADLATIHAAIDNDANVLIVHHGLFWKGSPYPITGMLYNRMQYLIKHDVQLIAYHLPLDAHTSIGNNWKVAHDLKWKNLQPFGSSLPYLGVQGSFSPISIETLIDKLSNYYQAPIKAKALGGKETVSSAALISGGAYKELSAAILAQIDCFITGNFDEPAWSAALENHIHFLAFGHTATEKVGPKALAEHLQAQLPVPAIFIDTCNPF from the coding sequence ATGAAAGTCGCGGATCTTCTTGTTCACTTAAACACTCTGTTGTCTCCAGAATCTTTTTCTGACTACGGTCCCAACGGATTGCAGGTAGGAAACCCTCAGATAGTTGTTCAAAAAATTGCCGTGGGAGTATCTGCAGATTTAGCGACAATACACGCAGCGATTGATAACGATGCTAACGTCTTGATTGTCCATCACGGATTATTCTGGAAAGGTTCTCCTTACCCCATTACAGGAATGTTATACAATCGAATGCAGTATCTTATTAAGCACGATGTACAATTAATCGCCTACCACCTACCCCTAGATGCTCATACAAGCATTGGAAACAATTGGAAAGTAGCCCACGATTTAAAGTGGAAAAATCTTCAACCTTTTGGAAGTTCTCTACCCTATCTTGGAGTCCAAGGATCTTTTTCTCCGATATCCATAGAAACTTTGATAGATAAGCTCTCGAACTACTACCAAGCACCAATAAAAGCTAAAGCTCTTGGAGGCAAGGAAACAGTTTCCTCCGCAGCACTAATTTCAGGTGGAGCTTATAAAGAGCTTTCAGCCGCTATCCTTGCTCAAATCGATTGTTTCATTACAGGAAATTTTGATGAACCTGCGTGGTCCGCAGCTTTAGAAAATCACATCCATTTTCTAGCCTTTGGACATACAGCCACAGAAAAAGTAGGACCAAAGGCTCTTGCTGAACATTTACAAGCACAACTGCCCGTTCCTGCAATATTTATAGACACTTGCAACCCCTTCTAA
- a CDS encoding DUF1389 domain-containing protein produces the protein MSLLKTYSCDVGSFCIRGNNSSFLEKRVCKGVLLIGKVVFASLSIAFASVLICGLTEPVFIVGLALSLALLAIMLSIQIYGYAKYQRLGTVHKPALDLNYKASPIPGHILYTIKRCYPDTVLQICLKQNLTIQEVRLLIDGLIQGYVLENYLPDFQEKIRDDYEGVKVDCQSFSMTPLDNVLLCECPFYFIKQFIDLGPKEFPEAKNLPPEIYWMSRMGLSENSSTVFHPSIWLLSRIVSEVEYQTLLNHARNNTWDQAQDLVADLKRRMKAFLKEDLGHVVSQAKVNLNLSIGSCDWLFRLCTHGVCWEQLRLFEFVHFGFISFISNLEQQSGESGFLAQSTASVYPYLFESQENFDPGVALLSWREWVENYTAAGEKDRQCGARQGILAILKKCSKNAALKERLDEELSAISASSN, from the coding sequence ATGAGTTTATTGAAAACATATTCTTGTGATGTCGGTTCTTTCTGCATTCGGGGAAATAATTCTTCTTTTTTAGAAAAACGAGTATGCAAAGGGGTTTTGCTTATAGGAAAAGTTGTCTTTGCCTCTCTTTCTATAGCATTCGCTTCGGTTCTTATTTGTGGGCTGACGGAGCCAGTATTTATTGTGGGTTTAGCATTATCTCTCGCCCTGTTGGCTATAATGCTTTCCATTCAAATATATGGCTATGCAAAGTATCAGAGGTTGGGGACTGTTCATAAGCCCGCCTTGGATTTAAATTACAAAGCCAGCCCCATCCCAGGACATATTCTTTATACAATAAAGCGGTGCTATCCTGATACAGTTCTCCAAATATGTTTAAAGCAGAATTTAACTATTCAGGAGGTGCGCCTTCTTATAGATGGATTGATTCAGGGTTATGTCTTAGAAAATTATCTTCCAGATTTTCAAGAAAAGATTCGAGATGACTATGAGGGGGTTAAAGTAGATTGTCAGTCCTTTTCTATGACTCCTTTGGATAATGTTTTACTTTGTGAATGTCCTTTTTATTTTATAAAACAGTTCATTGACTTGGGTCCTAAAGAGTTTCCAGAGGCAAAAAATTTGCCTCCGGAAATTTACTGGATGTCTCGTATGGGACTATCAGAAAACTCAAGTACTGTTTTTCATCCAAGTATTTGGCTGTTATCCCGCATTGTATCAGAAGTCGAGTATCAGACTCTTCTTAATCACGCTAGAAACAATACTTGGGATCAAGCACAAGATTTAGTGGCAGATTTGAAAAGACGCATGAAAGCTTTCTTAAAAGAAGATTTAGGCCACGTAGTCTCGCAAGCAAAAGTAAATCTGAATTTGAGTATAGGATCTTGTGATTGGTTGTTTCGCTTATGTACACATGGTGTGTGCTGGGAGCAATTGAGGTTGTTTGAATTTGTGCATTTCGGATTTATCAGTTTCATATCGAATTTAGAGCAACAATCCGGGGAGAGCGGTTTTTTAGCTCAAAGCACGGCCTCTGTTTATCCTTATCTTTTTGAATCACAAGAAAACTTTGATCCTGGGGTTGCTCTACTTTCTTGGAGGGAATGGGTAGAGAATTATACAGCAGCAGGAGAAAAAGATAGACAATGTGGAGCGCGTCAGGGTATTTTAGCCATTTTAAAAAAATGTAGTAAGAATGCCGCTTTAAAAGAACGTCTTGATGAAGAGTTGTCAGCTATTTCCGCGTCATCGAATTGA
- the rpiA gene encoding ribose 5-phosphate isomerase A, with the protein MKEDPYLDVKKRLAREAAALVTSGMLVGLGSGSTSREFIKAIAERLAKENLDICAVASSQESYSLASSLGIPLIDDENFTSVDLVVDGADEIDPQLRMIKGGGGAIFREKILLQSSQRRLILADESKSVKVLGKFGLPVEISPYGRSSIIAALEAIGYLGNLRKNSRGGFFITNNGNYIYDIHTPNIYPHPEEDLLKLLQIHGIIEVGFVIANVEVWFGYTNGQICKENTGIV; encoded by the coding sequence GTGAAAGAAGATCCCTATTTAGATGTGAAAAAGCGTTTAGCTCGTGAAGCAGCAGCTTTAGTAACTTCTGGAATGCTTGTGGGACTGGGAAGTGGTTCTACATCTAGAGAATTTATTAAAGCTATTGCTGAAAGGTTGGCGAAGGAAAACTTAGATATTTGTGCGGTAGCTTCTTCGCAAGAGTCTTATTCTTTAGCGAGTAGTTTAGGAATTCCCCTGATTGATGATGAAAATTTTACTTCTGTCGATCTTGTTGTTGATGGAGCCGATGAGATAGATCCCCAACTGCGTATGATTAAAGGTGGTGGAGGCGCTATTTTTAGAGAGAAGATTCTGTTGCAATCGAGTCAACGACGTTTGATACTTGCTGATGAAAGTAAAAGTGTTAAGGTTTTAGGGAAATTTGGTCTTCCCGTAGAGATTAGTCCTTATGGTAGATCTTCTATTATAGCTGCCTTAGAAGCTATAGGATATTTGGGAAATTTAAGAAAGAATTCTCGAGGGGGATTTTTTATCACCAATAATGGAAATTATATTTACGATATTCATACACCGAATATATATCCTCATCCCGAGGAAGATCTTTTGAAGCTGTTACAAATTCATGGTATTATTGAGGTCGGGTTTGTTATAGCGAATGTTGAGGTATGGTTTGGTTATACCAATGGTCAGATTTGCAAAGAGAACACCGGCATAGTATGA
- a CDS encoding bifunctional nuclease family protein yields MSIEKELLQDTPLVLLNFYKLVSFCHYAGIILGTEEKKFAIYGHASMGQAFQNSDPAHFSLSRPLTHDLLNFVFSGFDIHVLRVVISDYKDNVFYTRMFLEQKQGDFLYITDVDARPSDSIPLALIHKIPILCVKSVFDAAVAYEE; encoded by the coding sequence ATGAGTATAGAGAAAGAGCTGCTCCAGGATACCCCTTTAGTTTTGCTTAACTTTTATAAGTTAGTAAGCTTTTGTCACTACGCAGGGATTATCCTTGGTACCGAAGAGAAAAAGTTTGCGATATACGGGCATGCCTCTATGGGCCAGGCTTTTCAAAATTCTGATCCGGCACATTTTTCTTTATCGAGACCGCTGACTCACGACCTTTTAAATTTTGTTTTTTCGGGTTTTGATATCCATGTATTGCGTGTAGTTATAAGTGACTACAAAGATAATGTTTTCTACACACGTATGTTTTTAGAACAAAAACAGGGAGATTTTCTCTATATCACCGATGTTGATGCTCGTCCTAGCGACAGCATTCCTCTAGCGCTTATACATAAAATTCCTATTCTTTGTGTGAAGTCTGTATTTGATGCTGCCGTAGCTTATGAAGAATAA
- a CDS encoding YqgE/AlgH family protein — protein MEKIPYAILEKGSLLLASPDTDQGVFARSVILLCEHSLNGSFGLILNKTLGLELADDIFSFDKVTNNNIRFCMGGPLQANQMMLLHSCSEIPEQTLEICPSVYLGGDLSFLQEIAASDAGPMINLCFGYSGWQAGQLEREFLDGNWFLAPASYDYVFMDNPENLWSKILKDLGGKYASLSTVPENLFLN, from the coding sequence ATGGAAAAAATTCCCTATGCTATTTTAGAGAAAGGTTCGTTATTATTAGCCTCTCCTGATACTGATCAGGGAGTATTTGCTCGTAGTGTAATTTTACTATGCGAGCACAGCCTTAATGGTTCCTTTGGGCTAATTCTAAATAAGACATTAGGGTTGGAGCTTGCTGACGATATCTTTTCTTTTGATAAAGTAACAAATAATAACATTCGTTTTTGCATGGGAGGCCCTCTACAAGCAAATCAAATGATGTTGTTGCATTCATGTTCAGAAATTCCTGAACAGACTTTAGAAATCTGTCCTTCTGTATATTTGGGAGGGGATTTATCTTTTTTGCAAGAGATTGCTGCTAGTGATGCTGGACCAATGATCAACCTGTGTTTTGGGTATAGTGGTTGGCAAGCAGGACAGCTAGAAAGAGAATTTTTAGATGGCAATTGGTTTTTAGCTCCTGCAAGTTATGATTATGTATTCATGGATAACCCGGAAAACCTGTGGTCTAAGATCCTTAAAGATTTAGGCGGAAAATACGCGTCTTTATCAACAGTTCCAGAGAATCTTTTTCTAAATTAA